One stretch of Scatophagus argus isolate fScaArg1 chromosome 18, fScaArg1.pri, whole genome shotgun sequence DNA includes these proteins:
- the mak gene encoding serine/threonine-protein kinase MAK isoform X7: protein MRTHSPHRSCRCFHTSRAQTGFLFLLTAFLSFLFHAAFLPFLPLCSAARENKMFSESEIRNIMFQVLSGLVFVHKHGFFHRDMKPENLLCMGPELVKIADFGLAREIRSKPPYTDYVSTRWYRAPEVLLRSSTYSSPIDLWAVGCIMAELYTLRPLFPGNSEVDEIFKICQVLGTVKKTDWPEGYQLASAMNFRFPQCVPTNLKTLIPNASNEAITLMRDLLQWDPKKRPTAVQALRYPYFQVGQILGPRPHSQEVKKVQARQQAQKQASEIKTDPQQSSSESKASTSSTKNQQQHQQQQQQQQQQPLQQIPVPQTESKPGGLSHVKAASLGTENNAGGGGGVGALKSGRRRWGQAVVKMSDSWEESDPSDTAASNSKKPSLGNPEEERSSKEQRPQPKEQKPLYSFSTVTKLPSNVKIGQMDSGLPGSAARQHYLSQSRYLPGLIQKNQTSSGDKELRGMTLRDLWENSSNTVNKPLAPIGGGLSVTRANAEENVSKCVDSPPEKTVVKERILEKIDLSKGNFVSTKYNLSGAYVPSFQKKEVGSVGQRIQLAPLAGQQTINLSSSPDNKKDKRKSAKAKPMSNSSLSETNEDYEGWKRRADRTQMKESSYSALGKTSGNLLTRAPAVQPVHGRVDWTSKYGGNR from the exons ATGCGAACACATTCACCTCACAGAAGCTGCAGGTGCTTCCACACATCCAGAGCGCAGACAGGATTTCTCTTTCTTCtaactgcttttctttcttttctctttcacgctgctttccttccttttctgcctctttgCTCTGCTGCTAGAGAGAATAAGATGTTCTCAGAGAGTGAAATTAGGAACATCATGTTCCAAGTGCTTTCTGGGCTGGTTTTTGTACATAAGCATG gtttctttCATCGAGACATGAAGCCAGAGAACCTGCTGTGCATGGGTCCAGAACTGGTCAAAATAGCAGACTTTGGACTGGCCAGAGAGATCCGCTCCAAACCTCCCTACACAGACTACGTATCAACCAGATG GTACCGAGCTCCAGAGGTCCTGCTCCGGTCGTCTACCTACAGCTCTCCTATTGACCTGTGGGCTGTGGGATGCATCATGGCTGAACTCTACACTCTCAGACCTCTTTTCCCTGGGAACAGTGAGGTGGATGAGATCTTTAAGATCTGCCAGGTCCTCGGCACTGTCAAAAAG ACGGATTGGCCAGAGGGCTACCAACTGGCTTCTGCTATGAACTTTCGCTTCCCCCAGTGTGTGCCAACCAACCTGAAGACCCTCATCCCAAATGCCAGCAATGAGGCTATCACACTGATGAGAGACCTGCTGCAGTGGGACCCCAAGAAAAGACCCACTGCTGTACAG GCCCTGCGTTACCCGTACTTCCAGGTTGGACAGATCTTAGGGCCGCGTCCTCACAGCCAGGAGGTCAAGAAGGTTCAGGCCCGGCAGCAGGCCCAGAAGCAGGCCTCAGAGATAAAGACTGACCCCCAGCAGTCTTCCTCCGAGTCCAAAGCCTCCACATCCTCCACcaaaaaccagcagcagcaccaacagcaacagcagcagcagcagcagcagcctcttcAGCAGATTCCCGTTCCCCAAACTGAGAGTAAACCAGGAGGCCTCAGCCATGTG aaaGCAGCATCACTGGGCACTGAGAATAACGCTGGAGGTGGCGGCGGGGTGGGGGCACTGAAGAGTGGCCGCCGTCGCTGGGGACAGGCGGTGGTCAAGATGTCAGACAGCTGGGAGGAATCTGACCCGTCAGACACGGCCGCTTCCAACTCCAAGAAACCCAGCCTGGGGAacccagaggaggagaggagctcTAAGGAGCAGCGGCCACA GCCCAAGGAGCAGAAACCTCTGTATTCCTTCAGCACAGTTACTAAGTTACCCAGCAATGTTAAGATTGGCCAAATGGACTCCGGTCTCCCAGGATCTGCGGCACGGCAGCACTACCTGAGCCAATCACGATATTTGCCAG GGCTAATCCAGAAGAATCAGACTTCTTCTGGAGATAAGGAGCTGCGTGGCATGACGCTGCGCGACCTGTGGGAGAACTCCTCGAACACCGTAAATAAGCCGCTCGCTCCCATTGGAGGAGGATTATCTGTCACCAGAGCCAACGCAG AAGAGAACGTCTCTAAATGTGTGGACAGCCCACCAGAGAAAACTGTTGTGAAGGAGAGAATACTGGAGAAAATTGATCTCTCCAAAG ggaACTTTGTAAGCACCAAATACAACCTCTCTGGTGCTTATGTGCCTTCATTCCAAAAGAAAGAAGTGGGCTCGGTGGGACAGAGAATCCAGCTTGCCCCTCTGGCAGGCCAGCAAACAA TCaatctctcttcttctcctgataataaaaaagacaaacgaAAATCTGCAAAGGCCAAGCCCATGTCCAACTCATCCTTGAGTGAAACTAATGAAG ATTACGAAGGCTGGAAGAGGAGGGCAGACAGGACTCAGATGAAGGAGAGCAGCTACTCAGCCCTGGGGAAAACCTCCGGGAACCTGCTGACCAGAGCTCCCGCCGTGCAGCCCGTCCACGGCCGGGTGGACTGGACGTCCAAATACGGTGGAAATCGGTAG
- the mak gene encoding serine/threonine-protein kinase MAK isoform X2: MNRYTTLRQLGDGTYGSVLMGRSNESGELVAIKRMKRKFYSWEECMNLREVKSLKKLNHANVVKLKEVIRENDHLYFVFEYMKENLYQLMKDRKKLFPESVIRNISFQILQGLSFIHKHGFFHRDMKPENLLCMGPELVKIADFGLAREIRSKPPYTDYVSTRWYRAPEVLLRSSTYSSPIDLWAVGCIMAELYTLRPLFPGNSEVDEIFKICQVLGTVKKTDWPEGYQLASAMNFRFPQCVPTNLKTLIPNASNEAITLMRDLLQWDPKKRPTAVQALRYPYFQVGQILGPRPHSQEVKKVQARQQAQKQASEIKTDPQQSSSESKASTSSTKNQQQHQQQQQQQQQQPLQQIPVPQTESKPGGLSHVKAASLGTENNAGGGGGVGALKSGRRRWGQAVVKMSDSWEESDPSDTAASNSKKPSLGNPEEERSSKEQRPQPKEQKPLYSFSTVTKLPSNVKIGQMDSGLPGSAARQHYLSQSRYLPGLIQKNQTSSGDKELRGMTLRDLWENSSNTVNKPLAPIGGGLSVTRANAEENVSKCVDSPPEKTVVKERILEKIDLSKGNFVSTKYNLSGAYVPSFQKKEVGSVGQRIQLAPLAGQQTINLSSSPDNKKDKRKSAKAKPMSNSSLSETNEDYEGWKRRADRTQMKESSYSALGKTSGNLLTRAPAVQPVHGRVDWTSKYGGNR; this comes from the exons gatgaagaggaagttTTATTCCTGGGAGGAATGTATGAACCTGAGAGAGGTGAAG TCTCTGAAGAAGCTGAACCATGCGAATGTGGTGAAACTGAAGGAGGTAATCAGAGAGAACGATCACCTCTACTTTGTCTTTGAGTACATGAAGGAGAACCTCTACCAGCTTATGAAGGACAG aaaaaaattgTTCCCCGAATCAGTGATACGAAACATAAGCTTTCAGATTTTACAAGGCCTGTCGTTTATTCACAAACATG gtttctttCATCGAGACATGAAGCCAGAGAACCTGCTGTGCATGGGTCCAGAACTGGTCAAAATAGCAGACTTTGGACTGGCCAGAGAGATCCGCTCCAAACCTCCCTACACAGACTACGTATCAACCAGATG GTACCGAGCTCCAGAGGTCCTGCTCCGGTCGTCTACCTACAGCTCTCCTATTGACCTGTGGGCTGTGGGATGCATCATGGCTGAACTCTACACTCTCAGACCTCTTTTCCCTGGGAACAGTGAGGTGGATGAGATCTTTAAGATCTGCCAGGTCCTCGGCACTGTCAAAAAG ACGGATTGGCCAGAGGGCTACCAACTGGCTTCTGCTATGAACTTTCGCTTCCCCCAGTGTGTGCCAACCAACCTGAAGACCCTCATCCCAAATGCCAGCAATGAGGCTATCACACTGATGAGAGACCTGCTGCAGTGGGACCCCAAGAAAAGACCCACTGCTGTACAG GCCCTGCGTTACCCGTACTTCCAGGTTGGACAGATCTTAGGGCCGCGTCCTCACAGCCAGGAGGTCAAGAAGGTTCAGGCCCGGCAGCAGGCCCAGAAGCAGGCCTCAGAGATAAAGACTGACCCCCAGCAGTCTTCCTCCGAGTCCAAAGCCTCCACATCCTCCACcaaaaaccagcagcagcaccaacagcaacagcagcagcagcagcagcagcctcttcAGCAGATTCCCGTTCCCCAAACTGAGAGTAAACCAGGAGGCCTCAGCCATGTG aaaGCAGCATCACTGGGCACTGAGAATAACGCTGGAGGTGGCGGCGGGGTGGGGGCACTGAAGAGTGGCCGCCGTCGCTGGGGACAGGCGGTGGTCAAGATGTCAGACAGCTGGGAGGAATCTGACCCGTCAGACACGGCCGCTTCCAACTCCAAGAAACCCAGCCTGGGGAacccagaggaggagaggagctcTAAGGAGCAGCGGCCACA GCCCAAGGAGCAGAAACCTCTGTATTCCTTCAGCACAGTTACTAAGTTACCCAGCAATGTTAAGATTGGCCAAATGGACTCCGGTCTCCCAGGATCTGCGGCACGGCAGCACTACCTGAGCCAATCACGATATTTGCCAG GGCTAATCCAGAAGAATCAGACTTCTTCTGGAGATAAGGAGCTGCGTGGCATGACGCTGCGCGACCTGTGGGAGAACTCCTCGAACACCGTAAATAAGCCGCTCGCTCCCATTGGAGGAGGATTATCTGTCACCAGAGCCAACGCAG AAGAGAACGTCTCTAAATGTGTGGACAGCCCACCAGAGAAAACTGTTGTGAAGGAGAGAATACTGGAGAAAATTGATCTCTCCAAAG ggaACTTTGTAAGCACCAAATACAACCTCTCTGGTGCTTATGTGCCTTCATTCCAAAAGAAAGAAGTGGGCTCGGTGGGACAGAGAATCCAGCTTGCCCCTCTGGCAGGCCAGCAAACAA TCaatctctcttcttctcctgataataaaaaagacaaacgaAAATCTGCAAAGGCCAAGCCCATGTCCAACTCATCCTTGAGTGAAACTAATGAAG ATTACGAAGGCTGGAAGAGGAGGGCAGACAGGACTCAGATGAAGGAGAGCAGCTACTCAGCCCTGGGGAAAACCTCCGGGAACCTGCTGACCAGAGCTCCCGCCGTGCAGCCCGTCCACGGCCGGGTGGACTGGACGTCCAAATACGGTGGAAATCGGTAG
- the mak gene encoding serine/threonine-protein kinase MAK isoform X5: MNRYTTLRQLGDGTYGSVLMGRSNESGELVAIKRMKRKFYSWEECMNLREVKSLKKLNHANVVKLKEVIRENDHLYFVFEYMKENLYQLMKDRKKLFPESVIRNISFQILQGLSFIHKHGFFHRDMKPENLLCMGPELVKIADFGLAREIRSKPPYTDYVSTRWYRAPEVLLRSSTYSSPIDLWAVGCIMAELYTLRPLFPGNSEVDEIFKICQVLGTVKKTDWPEGYQLASAMNFRFPQCVPTNLKTLIPNASNEAITLMRDLLQWDPKKRPTAVQALRYPYFQVGQILGPRPHSQEVKKVQARQQAQKQASEIKTDPQQSSSESKASTSSTKNQQQHQQQQQQQQQQPLQQIPVPQTESKPGGLSHVKAASLGTENNAGGGGGVGALKSGRRRWGQAVVKMSDSWEESDPSDTAASNSKKPSLGNPEEERSSKEQRPQPKEQKPLYSFSTVTKLPSNVKIGQMDSGLPGSAARQHYLSQSRYLPGLIQKNQTSSGDKELRGMTLRDLWENSSNTVNKPLAPIGGGLSVTRANAGNFVSTKYNLSGAYVPSFQKKEVGSVGQRIQLAPLAGQQTINLSSSPDNKKDKRKSAKAKPMSNSSLSETNEDYEGWKRRADRTQMKESSYSALGKTSGNLLTRAPAVQPVHGRVDWTSKYGGNR; the protein is encoded by the exons gatgaagaggaagttTTATTCCTGGGAGGAATGTATGAACCTGAGAGAGGTGAAG TCTCTGAAGAAGCTGAACCATGCGAATGTGGTGAAACTGAAGGAGGTAATCAGAGAGAACGATCACCTCTACTTTGTCTTTGAGTACATGAAGGAGAACCTCTACCAGCTTATGAAGGACAG aaaaaaattgTTCCCCGAATCAGTGATACGAAACATAAGCTTTCAGATTTTACAAGGCCTGTCGTTTATTCACAAACATG gtttctttCATCGAGACATGAAGCCAGAGAACCTGCTGTGCATGGGTCCAGAACTGGTCAAAATAGCAGACTTTGGACTGGCCAGAGAGATCCGCTCCAAACCTCCCTACACAGACTACGTATCAACCAGATG GTACCGAGCTCCAGAGGTCCTGCTCCGGTCGTCTACCTACAGCTCTCCTATTGACCTGTGGGCTGTGGGATGCATCATGGCTGAACTCTACACTCTCAGACCTCTTTTCCCTGGGAACAGTGAGGTGGATGAGATCTTTAAGATCTGCCAGGTCCTCGGCACTGTCAAAAAG ACGGATTGGCCAGAGGGCTACCAACTGGCTTCTGCTATGAACTTTCGCTTCCCCCAGTGTGTGCCAACCAACCTGAAGACCCTCATCCCAAATGCCAGCAATGAGGCTATCACACTGATGAGAGACCTGCTGCAGTGGGACCCCAAGAAAAGACCCACTGCTGTACAG GCCCTGCGTTACCCGTACTTCCAGGTTGGACAGATCTTAGGGCCGCGTCCTCACAGCCAGGAGGTCAAGAAGGTTCAGGCCCGGCAGCAGGCCCAGAAGCAGGCCTCAGAGATAAAGACTGACCCCCAGCAGTCTTCCTCCGAGTCCAAAGCCTCCACATCCTCCACcaaaaaccagcagcagcaccaacagcaacagcagcagcagcagcagcagcctcttcAGCAGATTCCCGTTCCCCAAACTGAGAGTAAACCAGGAGGCCTCAGCCATGTG aaaGCAGCATCACTGGGCACTGAGAATAACGCTGGAGGTGGCGGCGGGGTGGGGGCACTGAAGAGTGGCCGCCGTCGCTGGGGACAGGCGGTGGTCAAGATGTCAGACAGCTGGGAGGAATCTGACCCGTCAGACACGGCCGCTTCCAACTCCAAGAAACCCAGCCTGGGGAacccagaggaggagaggagctcTAAGGAGCAGCGGCCACA GCCCAAGGAGCAGAAACCTCTGTATTCCTTCAGCACAGTTACTAAGTTACCCAGCAATGTTAAGATTGGCCAAATGGACTCCGGTCTCCCAGGATCTGCGGCACGGCAGCACTACCTGAGCCAATCACGATATTTGCCAG GGCTAATCCAGAAGAATCAGACTTCTTCTGGAGATAAGGAGCTGCGTGGCATGACGCTGCGCGACCTGTGGGAGAACTCCTCGAACACCGTAAATAAGCCGCTCGCTCCCATTGGAGGAGGATTATCTGTCACCAGAGCCAACGCAG ggaACTTTGTAAGCACCAAATACAACCTCTCTGGTGCTTATGTGCCTTCATTCCAAAAGAAAGAAGTGGGCTCGGTGGGACAGAGAATCCAGCTTGCCCCTCTGGCAGGCCAGCAAACAA TCaatctctcttcttctcctgataataaaaaagacaaacgaAAATCTGCAAAGGCCAAGCCCATGTCCAACTCATCCTTGAGTGAAACTAATGAAG ATTACGAAGGCTGGAAGAGGAGGGCAGACAGGACTCAGATGAAGGAGAGCAGCTACTCAGCCCTGGGGAAAACCTCCGGGAACCTGCTGACCAGAGCTCCCGCCGTGCAGCCCGTCCACGGCCGGGTGGACTGGACGTCCAAATACGGTGGAAATCGGTAG
- the mak gene encoding serine/threonine-protein kinase MAK isoform X8 codes for MNRYTTLRQLGDGTYGSVLMGRSNESGELVAIKRMKRKFYSWEECMNLREVKSLKKLNHANVVKLKEVIRENDHLYFVFEYMKENLYQLMKDRKKLFPESVIRNISFQILQGLSFIHKHGFFHRDMKPENLLCMGPELVKIADFGLAREIRSKPPYTDYVSTRWYRAPEVLLRSSTYSSPIDLWAVGCIMAELYTLRPLFPGNSEVDEIFKICQVLGTVKKTDWPEGYQLASAMNFRFPQCVPTNLKTLIPNASNEAITLMRDLLQWDPKKRPTAVQALRYPYFQVGQILGPRPHSQEVKKVQARQQAQKQASEIKTDPQQSSSESKASTSSTKNQQQHQQQQQQQQQQPLQQIPVPQTESKPGGLSHVKAASLGTENNAGGGGGVGALKSGRRRWGQAVVKMSDSWEESDPSDTAASNSKKPSLGNPEEERSSKEQRPQPKEQKPLYSFSTVTKLPSNVKIGQMDSGLPGSAARQHYLSQSRYLPGLIQKNQTSSGDKELRGMTLRDLWENSSNTVNKPLAPIGGGLSVTRANAGNFVSTKYNLSGAYVPSFQKKEVGSVGQRIQLAPLAGQQTNYEGWKRRADRTQMKESSYSALGKTSGNLLTRAPAVQPVHGRVDWTSKYGGNR; via the exons gatgaagaggaagttTTATTCCTGGGAGGAATGTATGAACCTGAGAGAGGTGAAG TCTCTGAAGAAGCTGAACCATGCGAATGTGGTGAAACTGAAGGAGGTAATCAGAGAGAACGATCACCTCTACTTTGTCTTTGAGTACATGAAGGAGAACCTCTACCAGCTTATGAAGGACAG aaaaaaattgTTCCCCGAATCAGTGATACGAAACATAAGCTTTCAGATTTTACAAGGCCTGTCGTTTATTCACAAACATG gtttctttCATCGAGACATGAAGCCAGAGAACCTGCTGTGCATGGGTCCAGAACTGGTCAAAATAGCAGACTTTGGACTGGCCAGAGAGATCCGCTCCAAACCTCCCTACACAGACTACGTATCAACCAGATG GTACCGAGCTCCAGAGGTCCTGCTCCGGTCGTCTACCTACAGCTCTCCTATTGACCTGTGGGCTGTGGGATGCATCATGGCTGAACTCTACACTCTCAGACCTCTTTTCCCTGGGAACAGTGAGGTGGATGAGATCTTTAAGATCTGCCAGGTCCTCGGCACTGTCAAAAAG ACGGATTGGCCAGAGGGCTACCAACTGGCTTCTGCTATGAACTTTCGCTTCCCCCAGTGTGTGCCAACCAACCTGAAGACCCTCATCCCAAATGCCAGCAATGAGGCTATCACACTGATGAGAGACCTGCTGCAGTGGGACCCCAAGAAAAGACCCACTGCTGTACAG GCCCTGCGTTACCCGTACTTCCAGGTTGGACAGATCTTAGGGCCGCGTCCTCACAGCCAGGAGGTCAAGAAGGTTCAGGCCCGGCAGCAGGCCCAGAAGCAGGCCTCAGAGATAAAGACTGACCCCCAGCAGTCTTCCTCCGAGTCCAAAGCCTCCACATCCTCCACcaaaaaccagcagcagcaccaacagcaacagcagcagcagcagcagcagcctcttcAGCAGATTCCCGTTCCCCAAACTGAGAGTAAACCAGGAGGCCTCAGCCATGTG aaaGCAGCATCACTGGGCACTGAGAATAACGCTGGAGGTGGCGGCGGGGTGGGGGCACTGAAGAGTGGCCGCCGTCGCTGGGGACAGGCGGTGGTCAAGATGTCAGACAGCTGGGAGGAATCTGACCCGTCAGACACGGCCGCTTCCAACTCCAAGAAACCCAGCCTGGGGAacccagaggaggagaggagctcTAAGGAGCAGCGGCCACA GCCCAAGGAGCAGAAACCTCTGTATTCCTTCAGCACAGTTACTAAGTTACCCAGCAATGTTAAGATTGGCCAAATGGACTCCGGTCTCCCAGGATCTGCGGCACGGCAGCACTACCTGAGCCAATCACGATATTTGCCAG GGCTAATCCAGAAGAATCAGACTTCTTCTGGAGATAAGGAGCTGCGTGGCATGACGCTGCGCGACCTGTGGGAGAACTCCTCGAACACCGTAAATAAGCCGCTCGCTCCCATTGGAGGAGGATTATCTGTCACCAGAGCCAACGCAG ggaACTTTGTAAGCACCAAATACAACCTCTCTGGTGCTTATGTGCCTTCATTCCAAAAGAAAGAAGTGGGCTCGGTGGGACAGAGAATCCAGCTTGCCCCTCTGGCAGGCCAGCAAACAA ATTACGAAGGCTGGAAGAGGAGGGCAGACAGGACTCAGATGAAGGAGAGCAGCTACTCAGCCCTGGGGAAAACCTCCGGGAACCTGCTGACCAGAGCTCCCGCCGTGCAGCCCGTCCACGGCCGGGTGGACTGGACGTCCAAATACGGTGGAAATCGGTAG
- the mak gene encoding serine/threonine-protein kinase MAK isoform X6 yields the protein MNRYTTLRQLGDGTYGSVLMGRSNESGELVAIKRMKRKFYSWEECMNLREVKSLKKLNHANVVKLKEVIRENDHLYFVFEYMKENLYQLMKDRKKLFPESVIRNISFQILQGLSFIHKHGFFHRDMKPENLLCMGPELVKIADFGLAREIRSKPPYTDYVSTRWYRAPEVLLRSSTYSSPIDLWAVGCIMAELYTLRPLFPGNSEVDEIFKICQVLGTVKKTDWPEGYQLASAMNFRFPQCVPTNLKTLIPNASNEAITLMRDLLQWDPKKRPTAVQALRYPYFQVGQILGPRPHSQEVKKVQARQQAQKQASEIKTDPQQSSSESKASTSSTKNQQQHQQQQQQQQQQPLQQIPVPQTESKPGGLSHVKAASLGTENNAGGGGGVGALKSGRRRWGQAVVKMSDSWEESDPSDTAASNSKKPSLGNPEEERSSKEQRPQPKEQKPLYSFSTVTKLPSNVKIGQMDSGLPGSAARQHYLSQSRYLPGLIQKNQTSSGDKELRGMTLRDLWENSSNTVNKPLAPIGGGLSVTRANAEENVSKCVDSPPEKTVVKERILEKIDLSKGNFVSTKYNLSGAYVPSFQKKEVGSVGQRIQLAPLAGQQTNYEGWKRRADRTQMKESSYSALGKTSGNLLTRAPAVQPVHGRVDWTSKYGGNR from the exons gatgaagaggaagttTTATTCCTGGGAGGAATGTATGAACCTGAGAGAGGTGAAG TCTCTGAAGAAGCTGAACCATGCGAATGTGGTGAAACTGAAGGAGGTAATCAGAGAGAACGATCACCTCTACTTTGTCTTTGAGTACATGAAGGAGAACCTCTACCAGCTTATGAAGGACAG aaaaaaattgTTCCCCGAATCAGTGATACGAAACATAAGCTTTCAGATTTTACAAGGCCTGTCGTTTATTCACAAACATG gtttctttCATCGAGACATGAAGCCAGAGAACCTGCTGTGCATGGGTCCAGAACTGGTCAAAATAGCAGACTTTGGACTGGCCAGAGAGATCCGCTCCAAACCTCCCTACACAGACTACGTATCAACCAGATG GTACCGAGCTCCAGAGGTCCTGCTCCGGTCGTCTACCTACAGCTCTCCTATTGACCTGTGGGCTGTGGGATGCATCATGGCTGAACTCTACACTCTCAGACCTCTTTTCCCTGGGAACAGTGAGGTGGATGAGATCTTTAAGATCTGCCAGGTCCTCGGCACTGTCAAAAAG ACGGATTGGCCAGAGGGCTACCAACTGGCTTCTGCTATGAACTTTCGCTTCCCCCAGTGTGTGCCAACCAACCTGAAGACCCTCATCCCAAATGCCAGCAATGAGGCTATCACACTGATGAGAGACCTGCTGCAGTGGGACCCCAAGAAAAGACCCACTGCTGTACAG GCCCTGCGTTACCCGTACTTCCAGGTTGGACAGATCTTAGGGCCGCGTCCTCACAGCCAGGAGGTCAAGAAGGTTCAGGCCCGGCAGCAGGCCCAGAAGCAGGCCTCAGAGATAAAGACTGACCCCCAGCAGTCTTCCTCCGAGTCCAAAGCCTCCACATCCTCCACcaaaaaccagcagcagcaccaacagcaacagcagcagcagcagcagcagcctcttcAGCAGATTCCCGTTCCCCAAACTGAGAGTAAACCAGGAGGCCTCAGCCATGTG aaaGCAGCATCACTGGGCACTGAGAATAACGCTGGAGGTGGCGGCGGGGTGGGGGCACTGAAGAGTGGCCGCCGTCGCTGGGGACAGGCGGTGGTCAAGATGTCAGACAGCTGGGAGGAATCTGACCCGTCAGACACGGCCGCTTCCAACTCCAAGAAACCCAGCCTGGGGAacccagaggaggagaggagctcTAAGGAGCAGCGGCCACA GCCCAAGGAGCAGAAACCTCTGTATTCCTTCAGCACAGTTACTAAGTTACCCAGCAATGTTAAGATTGGCCAAATGGACTCCGGTCTCCCAGGATCTGCGGCACGGCAGCACTACCTGAGCCAATCACGATATTTGCCAG GGCTAATCCAGAAGAATCAGACTTCTTCTGGAGATAAGGAGCTGCGTGGCATGACGCTGCGCGACCTGTGGGAGAACTCCTCGAACACCGTAAATAAGCCGCTCGCTCCCATTGGAGGAGGATTATCTGTCACCAGAGCCAACGCAG AAGAGAACGTCTCTAAATGTGTGGACAGCCCACCAGAGAAAACTGTTGTGAAGGAGAGAATACTGGAGAAAATTGATCTCTCCAAAG ggaACTTTGTAAGCACCAAATACAACCTCTCTGGTGCTTATGTGCCTTCATTCCAAAAGAAAGAAGTGGGCTCGGTGGGACAGAGAATCCAGCTTGCCCCTCTGGCAGGCCAGCAAACAA ATTACGAAGGCTGGAAGAGGAGGGCAGACAGGACTCAGATGAAGGAGAGCAGCTACTCAGCCCTGGGGAAAACCTCCGGGAACCTGCTGACCAGAGCTCCCGCCGTGCAGCCCGTCCACGGCCGGGTGGACTGGACGTCCAAATACGGTGGAAATCGGTAG